In one Paenibacillus sp. JQZ6Y-1 genomic region, the following are encoded:
- a CDS encoding glycoside hydrolase family 28 protein has product MTVYNIDDYGAARNTDQWSTAAISSAIDAAARAGGGTVHIPAGTYRTGAILMQSHIELHLSPGAVLSFSTDPADYPAVSSRWEGAERLVHASCIYGEQLTNVSITGSGMIEGNGQTWWDVFRDEPEKLDYPRPKLISFDHCSRITIRDVQLRNSPSWTVNPICCTNVTVDNISILNPADSPNTDGINPESCTNVHISNCHIDVGDDCITIKSGTEDTPDRVPCENITVTNCTMLHGHGGVVIGSEMSGDIRNVTISNCIFKQTDRGIRLKSRRGRGGTVEDIRISNIVMEDVICPFIMNLYYFCGPRGKDKYVWDKNPYPITIETPRFRRIHFANITARQVHAAAGFLYGLAEQYVSEVTFSDIDISMAENAIPGRPAMMAGIEDMNNRGFYLGNVRDIRFNRVTIENHEGPAFYIENGDEVEIIDCRSRNTAKTEQLVERVTTEVTADSQG; this is encoded by the coding sequence ATGACCGTGTACAACATCGACGATTATGGCGCAGCACGCAATACGGATCAATGGTCAACAGCCGCTATCTCGTCCGCAATAGACGCGGCGGCACGTGCAGGTGGTGGCACTGTTCATATTCCAGCAGGTACGTATCGTACGGGAGCTATACTCATGCAAAGTCATATTGAACTACATCTGAGTCCGGGGGCGGTGCTGTCATTCAGCACCGATCCGGCGGATTATCCAGCTGTCTCATCGCGTTGGGAAGGTGCAGAACGGCTCGTGCATGCGTCGTGCATTTATGGAGAACAGCTGACCAATGTTTCCATTACCGGTAGCGGCATGATTGAGGGCAATGGACAGACATGGTGGGATGTATTTCGCGATGAACCGGAGAAGCTGGACTATCCACGTCCCAAGCTGATCAGCTTTGACCATTGTAGTCGGATTACGATTCGTGATGTCCAGCTACGCAATTCGCCTAGCTGGACGGTGAATCCGATCTGTTGTACGAATGTGACAGTAGACAATATATCCATCCTCAATCCAGCAGATTCGCCCAACACGGATGGCATCAATCCCGAATCCTGCACCAATGTGCATATTAGCAATTGCCATATTGATGTGGGCGATGACTGCATTACGATCAAATCGGGTACCGAGGATACGCCTGATCGCGTCCCGTGTGAAAATATTACAGTTACCAATTGTACAATGCTGCACGGTCATGGCGGTGTGGTTATCGGTAGCGAGATGAGCGGGGATATTCGTAATGTAACGATCAGCAACTGCATTTTCAAGCAGACGGATCGCGGAATCCGCTTGAAATCACGGCGTGGACGCGGCGGCACGGTAGAGGATATTCGCATTAGTAATATTGTAATGGAGGACGTCATCTGTCCATTCATTATGAATTTGTATTACTTTTGCGGACCGCGTGGCAAGGATAAATATGTCTGGGATAAGAATCCGTACCCGATCACGATAGAGACACCGCGCTTCCGTCGGATTCATTTTGCCAATATTACTGCGCGTCAGGTGCATGCGGCGGCTGGATTCCTATATGGATTGGCAGAACAGTATGTATCCGAAGTAACCTTTTCTGATATTGATATCTCTATGGCGGAGAATGCGATTCCGGGTCGTCCAGCGATGATGGCGGGCATTGAGGACATGAACAACCGCGGCTTTTATCTGGGCAATGTGCGGGATATTCGCTTTAATCGGGTAACGATTGAGAATCATGAAGGTCCCGCCTTTTATATCGAAAATGGCGACGAGGTAGAGATCATCGACTGTCGCTCCCGCAATACAGCCAAGACGGAACAACTGGTGGAGCGAGTGACAACAGAGGTGACTGCCGATTCTCAAGGCTGA
- a CDS encoding dienelactone hydrolase family protein: MHKEDQLVKLLGDLPEPTPITAQSLEHRIHDGYRLDTLLLELNGLEKVPAYVALPAEGKGPFPLVIFNHSHGGDYTNGRRELIRSSPYLQQTSFASVLTGMGYAVACIDMWCFNERGGKSESETVKEMLWQGKVLWGMMLYDNMRLLDYMCTREEIDTSRIGTIGMSMGGLMAWWLAALDERIDVIVDISAQVDAQTLIAKRGLDHHGFYSYVPGLLKHYSTLDIQQRIAPRPRMSLVGKNDRLCPLEGVQLLDKGLQAAYVRAGYPEHWQPMIGSGGHMETMEMRAAWQPFLKRHLG; the protein is encoded by the coding sequence ATGCACAAGGAGGATCAGCTGGTCAAGCTGCTTGGTGATCTGCCAGAGCCAACACCGATAACTGCGCAGTCTCTAGAGCATCGTATACACGATGGGTATCGACTAGATACGCTGCTGCTGGAATTGAATGGATTGGAAAAGGTCCCTGCTTATGTAGCGCTGCCCGCTGAGGGGAAAGGACCATTTCCACTTGTAATCTTCAACCATTCGCATGGCGGTGATTATACCAATGGTCGCCGAGAATTGATCCGCAGCAGTCCGTATTTGCAGCAGACGTCCTTTGCTTCCGTGCTGACCGGCATGGGCTATGCGGTTGCCTGTATTGATATGTGGTGCTTCAATGAGCGCGGCGGGAAGAGCGAGAGTGAAACGGTAAAAGAAATGCTCTGGCAGGGTAAGGTGCTATGGGGCATGATGCTGTATGACAATATGCGCTTGCTTGATTATATGTGCACACGCGAGGAGATTGATACCAGTAGGATTGGCACAATTGGTATGTCGATGGGCGGGCTAATGGCATGGTGGCTGGCTGCGCTGGATGAGCGTATTGATGTGATTGTAGACATTAGCGCACAGGTGGATGCGCAGACACTGATTGCCAAGCGTGGATTGGATCATCATGGCTTTTATTCGTATGTGCCGGGTCTGCTCAAGCACTATTCCACACTGGATATTCAGCAGCGTATCGCTCCGCGTCCACGTATGAGTCTGGTTGGTAAAAACGACCGTCTCTGTCCGCTGGAAGGCGTACAGCTATTGGATAAAGGGTTGCAAGCTGCGTATGTCAGAGCCGGTTATCCAGAGCATTGGCAGCCTATGATCGGCAGCGGTGGTCATATGGAGACGATGGAGATGCGTGCCGCTTGGCAGCCTTTTTTGAAACGGCATCTGGGATGA
- a CDS encoding pectinesterase family protein: MQCTVGKDSFCDYSTIQQAVDALERHGDHEVDTLFILEGTYEEAVIIRRSRLHIYGLGRVEITMNRHARQQNEHGEEIGTFATATVFLGGHDLLLDNLIISNTAGQGEEIGQAVALYAHCDRSVFRRCTLRAHQDTLFTGPLPPKPKERALFGGIELIQQHAQYRQLYEHCYIEGTIDFIFGGAAAYFDQCQIHSLRHYNNHSTYITAASTPKGQPYGYVFHRCYVTGDQEIAPVYLGRPWREYAKTVWVECSLGEHIHPAGWDNWDDPDNEQTVDYREYHRKNAALWRSSRVSWAVCEVGEDEDWRKEIVFDGECFWNGEENIRVHCK, encoded by the coding sequence ATGCAATGCACGGTAGGGAAAGATTCCTTTTGTGATTATTCAACGATCCAGCAGGCAGTCGATGCACTGGAACGACATGGAGATCATGAGGTAGATACGCTGTTTATTTTGGAAGGTACATATGAGGAAGCGGTCATCATTCGCCGCTCGCGTCTGCATATTTATGGTCTAGGTCGTGTGGAGATTACGATGAATCGGCACGCGCGCCAGCAGAATGAACACGGGGAAGAGATTGGAACCTTTGCGACTGCGACAGTCTTTCTCGGTGGTCATGATCTGCTGCTCGATAATCTGATCATCAGCAATACAGCAGGGCAGGGGGAGGAAATCGGTCAGGCAGTGGCACTATATGCTCACTGTGACCGTTCTGTGTTCCGTCGTTGCACGCTGCGCGCGCATCAGGATACGCTGTTTACAGGACCCCTGCCGCCCAAGCCGAAGGAACGGGCGTTATTTGGCGGCATCGAACTGATACAGCAACATGCACAGTATCGTCAGTTGTATGAGCATTGTTATATTGAAGGCACGATTGATTTTATATTTGGCGGTGCAGCAGCTTATTTTGACCAGTGCCAGATTCATAGTCTGCGTCACTATAACAATCATTCTACCTACATTACGGCAGCGTCCACGCCAAAAGGACAGCCGTATGGCTATGTGTTCCACCGCTGTTATGTGACCGGCGATCAGGAGATTGCGCCGGTATATCTAGGTAGACCGTGGCGTGAATATGCCAAAACCGTCTGGGTGGAGTGCTCTCTTGGCGAGCACATTCATCCGGCAGGCTGGGATAACTGGGATGACCCCGACAATGAACAGACAGTCGACTACCGCGAATATCATCGTAAGAATGCAGCACTATGGCGCTCCAGCCGAGTCAGCTGGGCAGTCTGTGAGGTCGGCGAAGATGAGGATTGGCGTAAGGAGATTGTGTTTGACGGTGAATGCTTTTGGAACGGAGAGGAGAATATTCGTGTCCATTGTAAATAG